The sequence below is a genomic window from Coffea eugenioides isolate CCC68of unplaced genomic scaffold, Ceug_1.0 ScVebR1_1039;HRSCAF=1825, whole genome shotgun sequence.
AGGCTTTGTTGCTATTGTTTTGCTTCGTATTGTAGTTTCACACACCCTATGCTAGATTGATAATAGGTGGATATAATGAGTGGTAGCAGTGCTGATGTGTTAGTCTAGAGAAATTTTTAATATAATTGCATTATTTTCAGTGCTTAGTCTAgagaattttttaataaattggtgATATTGATAGTAGGTGGATATAATGAGTGATAGTAGTACTGATGTGTTATGTTTATTGTGGTAATTTACTGATAAGAATTCAGTTaattgagtttttctttttttttttttggttgcctgcCACGGTATCCAGGGCTTTGCCCTGACTAATCCGTTGGTCGACCCGGGTCGCACACCTGGCTGTGGTGGGTGAGTCTCCCAACAAGGATAGCTGCATACGTCAGGTTTCGAACCCGAGACCTGCTTAAGCGGAACCAAGCTGCTTACCACTTGGCCCAACCCCAGTTGGTAGTTTTTCTTCAACGAAGGTAGGAGAGAGCGAAGAATGTTAATTTGGGAGGGAtggaagaaatttttttttaaacaagagCAAAATGTTTTATGCAATAAAAAATGTTTATGTTTAATTATTCTTAAAACTATATCTATGTATCATTTCTGTTTCTTTCATAACGAAAAATTAGAACAAGTGTTTCATTCTATTTATGTCAAAGAACACCAATTGAAGAACAAGAACGTTACATAATGGTCCTTAATTTACATGGTTTTAGTATTTCTAGGTAAAAAGACGTTTGCCCAAGAATGAGACGTCTTAGCTAGCTACTAGATTCTGAGCACATTTTAGAATTGGGGAAGTGAATTGTCATTTTGTTTAAAAACTTTAAATAACCTTTTATATTTCTGTATCTGTATAAGAAatggttttgtttttgttttcaagtTGTGTTTTTGCTCGACTAACCTATTTaatattattcatttttaggttaATTGAAGTGGATCGTGATGAAGCTTGAAGCATTAGTGATGGTAATTCTGCTAAAAGCTTTAAGATTTATTTACGCCACTCAAAATGTTTAGATTTGATTATTTAATCTAAGATATATAATTTTGTCAACATACACAGTGAAAgcagatttttcctttctttcaaaTTTTGTTGTTCTTTCATAAATAGCTAAATGtgaaaaatcttcttcatgtagttcattttttttcttttctttcacatTTTCTGAATTTGTTGTCTCACGCTTTGCCAGTCATTTTCTCGATATTCAAGGCATACAATGATGCTTGGCATAGAAGATTATTAACCATGTGGCTGAAATTGTTGGAGACAAATCAAATGCCTAAATGgcaatttgtttggatagagtatgcAATCATAGTGGTTTGTTTTAATAAGTTCTCATTTGATGTAGGATAATGCTTGACTGCCATCAGCAGATTCTGATAATAATTTTGCTTTGATCAAAATCTgaattcttttccctttcccttttttctggttttgtcagctgtttttttttttttaatgaattttaaCTGTTCCTTTTTCCCCCtgggatttttttttggctggTTCTCCGTAATCGCTTTCTACATTTATGTCATATATGTTTTAACTTTTCAATTCCCCAGACTAGAAACTTGCACAATGTTCTCTGAAAGTTCTTTTTCTCCTTGTATCTGACTTGATCAGAACTGAGGATTACGGGCGAAGTTTAGTCTCTTAGTTTCATTGGAGGAGTATTGTTGATTGCATGTTGATATTGGAGTATTTTGTGGTGAAAACCTTATGGCAGAAGAAGTTATTTGAGAATTTGAGGTGTCCAAAAAGCACTACGAAACAAGACTATAGTTAGCTGTTCAAAGTATAGGTACTTTTGGATCAGTGTAACTTTTTATTGTATATCTTGTTTCCTCCAAACGTGATTGATATTTACATTACTAATGTACTTTTGGATCAATATAACTTTAGTTctatgtcttatttcctttggatAAGATTGAAATTTACATTCATAGAGCCAATTTCAATGTaacttttatttgttatttatcTTTCATTATACACTACTGGGCATCATCGAGCAGACTCTACAATTAAACACCGCGAACATAAACTACAAAAGCCACCACAATTCACCATAAATATGGGATCTTTACAAGTAGAAAGAAAACTAGGTGTTATCAGGAATTAGCAGGATCTTTCCTAGATTGCCATGTTTTTCGATCAACCTATGTGCATCAACAGCTTTGTCGAATGTGTAAGTCCTGCCAATTATCGGTTTGATTGAACCTACTTCAACTAATGGCCATATGTTCTTCTTGACTAGCAGAAGTAGCCTTGCTTTTTCAACCAAATGTAAAGTATTTAAGTCTGCACCTGCCAACAGTAAATCAAGTCATTTTAACATGTATGTAAACAATCTAAATGCAAGTGAGAGGACCCATTTGTTTCTTGTAAGAAAATTCCATATTAACATTACCCATAATTTCAAGTTCCATATCCTCAAGCGCCTTGCTGTTGAAATTTACGAATCCCCATGGATCTTCAAATCCAATTATTATCAACTTGCCACGGTACGCGAGGCTTTTGACATTCTGGTTCAAAAAGTTCACTCCAACACAATCAAGTATGTAGTTGACCCCTTATAAAGGACATATGCCAAAAGAACCAACATTAAGTTAGACTCAAATGCAACACGAAGAAGGCATACACAATTGCTCAGGGAAGCAAAACAAGATTCACATGTTTAATGGTCAAAAAAGAACTACAAAAAGAGTGGAACAGAAATAAAACATGGCAGCTTCACAATATTTTTCCTATAATTTTGTCCATCTAAATTATATGACCTTGCTTCATTTGACATTTTCTAGTTGTATTGTGTAGCGGTTCTCCATTAATAAAACAGATTACTATAATTCAATATCGACCTCGACATGAACAGGGAATGTAACACTCCAAATTCCTCAATTATTATTTTTCCTATAATTTTGTCCACTGAAAGCAAGGTCATATACTTCATTGGCACCTCCAATTTTAAGTTaaggtctgtttgataacatataAGAGTGCTAAAACTCAACTTTTTCAAATATTCAGATGTTTTgggtgtttgataaataaaaatccaTCCACTGAACTTGTTAAGCGGTGCTGAACttctgtgtatttttttcagcacaagaatcgtaACTGAATGCtaaattctgataagaatcaacaaaattacttcaactaccttatcttatctactaAATCTAtcattgtttgttaattatgtctacaattcttatctaattaaacaatctgatattctctattcaaaattcttatctaattaagtAACCggatattctctatctaatggTTGTCtacttctcttttctccctttttaatgactttcacatcttctccatacttctcatataatatatttcatcttttttattaatttgatttaaaaaaaatattgtcatttttatatctaacaattttaaactaattaaatcatcggttctatttcttttttggatgaaaagatataagggcaaaatcataaatttcaacttattaagcattcaattataaatgtttatccaacagtataaataggttcagtattaaaattcagacattcatgtatttcttttcagtgcttaaaatttagcaaattaattgtttaagttttcaaattttagattcaattttatcaaacggagcCTTACAATCTAAATGTTTCAATTTAAAAAAAGCAAACTTTGTTCCCCAATTGATGTTATCCTACCCAAAAAGAAGCAAGTTGAATCATACCATGATTTCTGTAGCTAATTGAAAAAAACACGCAATCCTTTTGACTCAATTATCAAAGCAATAATCAAGACTAGTGCGAAAGGCATGCCCAAATGCATGCAAAATAATACACAAAAGAAAGTTACAAGAAAAGAATTGAGGGAGTTGTCAAAAATTATCATAGTTCGTAACTTATCCTcgattattttaaaaaaaaatttgcatgaGGGCAAAAAGGAAAGGCAAAAGTGGCAACACCGATGCCCTTGCTCCCATGGTTGACATGTTAAAATGGATAGCCAAATGAAATAGAAGAAATTGAAACGCTATAGGCTCCATTGACAATTGTTCAAGTTCCGTTTCTTGACTCGTTAGTAAAGTTGACATCAACAGCCTTCCTTGGACCAAAAAATATTATAGATGAAAGTCTGCCAAAAATCACAGTAAAACTAGGAATGCAAAGATTTTAAAGTCCAAAGAAGACACCAGTACCAGCCCCATTAGTTTCAGCTTTTACACGTTGAGAGAAATCCTCCTCCTTGTGGTTAATGCAAACATCAGCTCCTAATGCTGCACAAAGTTCAACCCTTTCCTTGCTTCCTGGTAGCCAATAAAAGAGATAAATTACTCAACAACTAAAATTTTGGCAATTTTGCACTCGAATAAAtgaattcttcttcaattttaACAATTAGAAATCTATAAAATGGTATAATGGTATCAGTAAATAATCATATTAGATTCCTTTACATACAGCAGATTCAAGACAATCTTATTAACAAGTCAAACAAGAGCAACAATACCTGCGGTTGCAAATACTTGACAGCCATAGTGCTTCGCAATCTGAATCGCCAATGTTCCAACTCCCCCTGCTCCTCCATGTATCTGCAACTTAAGGAACTCAAACTTCTCATTTTGCTTCAAAAAAAGGAACGAGGAAAAGCCAAGCTACACAGACCaaggttttgaattttgatgaCATAACAAATTACCAAAACTTTTTGACCATTGGTAAGCTTGTTCATGAGAAAAAAACAATGCCAAATGAGACATGCTGCACGCGGCAAGGCAGCAGCAGAAGCTAAATCCAACTTTTTTGGAGGTGAAATGATATGATATGCAGGTACAGCCACTAAATCAGCACATCCTCCTCCCTGAAGGAGAGCACAAACctacaaataaaataaagttaTGATACAGACATGTAAAGATGATCTACCATCACAAATGCAttttaaattaaaacaaaattggcTTAGAAAAAGACATTGAGCTGCATTTGGAGAGAGCCAAGGTAAAGCTAAGCTACTTGAAATCAAGTGACCTTAATTCATTGGatcatttccctttttttaacctttttacACAAGCTAAGCAGCATTTTGAAGAAATAACTACTTATCCATATCCAACACTTTTTGTTATTCAAGATCATGATATAGCACATTAGCAACGTAAAACCAACACCCTTCTTGATAGAGATAAGTGCAAAAATCCACTAAGGTTTATAGGAGGCGTGGAAAGGATGTGTCACATGCCCAAGCATTGATTTGGCATGTTTTTGATGACAAGGAACCACCTTGGAAGTTGGTTCGAATCATATTGAGTTTGTTTTCTGATTTTCAccagcaggggtattttagtaaTTTAATTAGCTGCAGGGATTTTATATTTATGCTAATTTTTtgtttagtaattattattggtAATTAGTATTTTAGTTATTATGGGAATAAGAAAACTTAGATTTATAGCTTTTTACTAGAATTCCATTCTAGTTAGGAGCTCTAAGTAGGATTAAAGTTGGCTTTGTTCTAGTACCTATAAATAACGACTTCTCCAAAAAGAGAAGTCAAATTTTAtcgttaataaaatttttctgCGGACTTAATGTCTTTCTTAGGATTGTGTGATACATCCTAACTTCAAGTGTGATGCCTAAAGATTCCTAGAATTACTAATCAAATTTTCATCTTCTTAAGCATATTGTCTCATCCTATTCCTAGTTGCTATTTTAAATTCCAGTGAAATTCAATATCTGAGCTTTCCACAAAGCTGTTGTTCCTACCAAGTCTTCATGCTGCATCAATTTTGGTAATCAGAGCCAGGATTTC
It includes:
- the LOC113754776 gene encoding quinone oxidoreductase PIG3-like — translated: MQHEDLVCALLQGGGCADLVAVPAYHIISPPKKLDLASAAALPRAACLIWHCFFLMNKLTNGQKVLIHGGAGGVGTLAIQIAKHYGCQVFATAGSKERVELCAALGADVCINHKEEDFSQRVKAETNGAGVNYILDCVGVNFLNQNVKSLAYRGKLIIIGFEDPWGFVNFNSKALEDMELEIMGADLNTLHLVEKARLLLLVKKNIWPLVEVGSIKPIIGRTYTFDKAVDAHRLIEKHGNLGKILLIPDNT